TAAGGTGCAGaacaattataataagttgatagaagcAATAACATGAAAGagaataaataattttgaagtaCTAAAATTAAACTGAGGGTATTTTAgtaaagatatatattttttaaaaatattataactaAAATTCTCTTCCCTTCCCTTCCCTCCCCTCTAAATCCTCTAATTCGTAGGGACGCAAAAAGTGTATTTTAGAGGGATTTTGTTCCCtcctaaaatttgaaccaaacatatttaattaaaattttcccCTCTCCCCTCCATCTATCCCGAACCAAACATATCCTTCGGAAGAAGTTTTTCGTCCATTGTAATACTCTTCCAATCGGAGAGATTTGTCTTTGCAACGCAGAGTGGATGtaataaaaattttgtttaagAAAGAAAAATTTGGTAGTTATACCAAGGAACATAACTATAAGAGATAAAAGAATTCTCCCCTAAAATCTATCGGATAGATGAATCTCCGTGGAGAAGTGCTCTCACGGTCAAGGTGACACACCACCGAAGAAGAAAATATAAGTCGTTGAGGGCGTCAATAAATAAAGAGACGACTTCGAGGAGAATAACAAGAAGAGAAAAATAGCATTCCCTACCCAAAGACGTCATCCAAGAGAACCATGAATATTACCAACTTTGATTTGACGAGAATCCTTATTAATGAAGGAAGTTCCTGTGATATTATGTACGCCGAATTACTCAGCAAGTGAGTTTGAAAGAGAAATATTATTATCATACATGAGTATTGATATGCAAGGCTTTAAGAGATTAGTAAGCTGCCCTTAGGGCCTAATTGTGCTTGTTGTGACCTTTAGGCACTGTTCTCATTCCCAATTACATAGTTTCAGCTCTCTCTAATGCTATTTTGAACGTTTAAGTCCTTTCATCAGTCCATCTCTAATCACTAGAGATCTCAACCACCACAACATAAGTCCTTTTATAGTGGTCATTTTCAACCTCTCACTCATTTAACCGGAAGCCCTTTCATAGtgatcatcttcaacctctcattcATTTTATTGGAAGCCCTTCCACGATGGTAGAGGAtggaattgaattttaatttaattgttatTTAGTTGGGTCTTttagtttttaagtattttattttgtgataatatataacataaaatatataatatagtcTCATTGAGATAAAAAAAAATGTCTCAGTGAAAGTATGAACTGATACAAAGCTAAACACTAAATACTACTCCAATGTCTCAATGAAAGTATAAACTAACAAAAACTATAATATTCTAAAGCCAAGGAGACTACAAAAactatctaaaaaaaattaaagatatcTTTTATTGATTTCTTGATATTCAATGTCTTATCTACATTATATAATACCACttaatgaataataaaataaaatgtctAAAGGCTTAAAAAGGTCAAACTAAACACTCGAATTAAAAGCCAATTTCATCATTCGGTAATGGTACCCGTTTTGATTTTATTGTTGGTAGTACATGCATTAAACCAATTCTTGTTGAAGGGATACATAATATCAAACTCTAAACCTAATAGAAACTGATCCACAtcaaattataatttcatgttttggATGATTCATGCTAGGGAACAGACTCTCTTGGGAACAATCAAACTAATTGATTCACGATCAAAGTGCTATAAAATGAAAAGTGTTAAAATGGTAAAATAAGATGTTGAGTTAAATATAAATGAGTAAATCTTCAATTTGATTTCGAAACTTCCACTATATCTTTTATATGGTTCATGaaatatgaaaatataataaataatctcTAAACTATTTACAATCTATCAAGTTAATCACTAAACTATCACACTCCTCCAGCACTTGCACCTTGTGGAACCCTTCTATCTAAACCTTGTAGGTGAACCCTCGGGTGGAAGTAGATAGATCAACATTTGTTGCCACAAGAACAATCTATCCAATTTCTTGCATTTCTTAGGGTTATCATAGATTCCTTACAATGGCTAAAACAACAATTTCATTGCAATTTAGGGGAAAGAACCACCAAAATCAACACAAATCACGACCATGACCACAGCAGCAGCGCTACACTACCAGAATGATTTGCCGTCCTAGTTGAAAAGCACCCATCGAAATCAAAGCTGGTATCAAATTCTCAGCTGACTGGCTTTTCACCAATGCAGAGTATGACGCGCCCATGAAACAGCCACAATTTATACAAATTCTTTCGTGTGATTTGACAGTACATCACATAGGCAAGTTAGACATTTAAGTGGTGAAATTGGACATTAGTCTTGGGGTCCAGAACAAAAAGATGACTTATTGAGTATCCTTGCCATTGAGTTTAATTCTGTATGTTGAATATACATTATACCTTATACTTTTGTCATCGAATTCCACTGCTTGCAGCCAATCAAAGCATTTTATTGACTTGTACAATAATAGAATAGATCACACACTGAGTCTAAGTTATGAACCGAGTATAGAGAGACTATAGAGAAATATCGACACAGGTCTCATTCAACCTTCGGAGTTTCTTTTGTTGTTTGGTACCACTGTAGTGTTACACACTTCATTAGTCGTCCCAAAGGACCCGTCTAAGCAACACGTAAACTTGAGTCCAATCTAACCTCAGGTTCAATCCAGCTATATCCAGCTACTTTCTTCAATCCTGGGCCTCTCATTGTTTTCCGAACCTTATCAGCATCCTCCCACCTTTCAGAACTTGCATAAATGTTAGATAATAAAGCAAGAGTACCAACACCAACTTTTTTCTCACCTAGTTGTCCCCTAATCCATTCAGACGTCTCTTCATTACCATGAATTTTACAAGCCTGAAGAAGAGAACCCCAAATAGGTCCCTCAGCTTCAACAGGCATACCTCTAATGAAAGCCACAGCTTCCTCAAACATACCAGCGCGTCCATACATATCTACCATACAACCATAATGCCTCATCTGTGGCACAATGCCATAACTATCTCTCATAGCTTTGAAGAACATCATTCCCTCACCAACCAAACCAACATGGCTACATGCAGACAACAATCCAATAAAAGTCACATCATCCGGTAAAACCCCATGAACCAACATATGCGAAAACATTTGCACAGCTTGTTTGCCATATCCATTCATACCCAATCCACAAATAACAGTACCCCAAGAAATAACATCTTTACAAACAACCATGTTAAACACTTTCAACCCCATTTTCATATCACCACATTTAACATACATATTAACCAACGCATTTCCAATATTTCCATCaacacaaagatcaatcctttTATCAATATAAGAATGCACCCAACACCCCAAACTCAAAGAACCAACCGAAGCACAAGCTGACAACACAGTCACAACCGTTGCCTCATTAGGTTCAGCTTCTCCACTAACCACCATCTCTTTGAAAACCTCAACAGCCTCATCACAGTGTCCTCCACGTGCATAACCCATTAACAAAGTAGTCCAAGAAATAACATCCCTCTTAGACATTTTCACAAACACGTTATGCGCATTCATCAAAGACCCACACTTTGCATACAAATCCAATGCAGCATTACAAAAAACAATGTTCCCATCAATCCGTAACTTCATCCCATAAGCGTGAATAGCTTTACCAAATCTAAGAGCACCGAGAGTGGAACAAGCGGAAAAAGCACTTACGAGAGTTAATGAATTAGGCTTCACGTTCATGGAAGAGAATGCTTCAATGGCTTTGGATTCGAATCCGCATTTTGATAGACCTGAGATTAACGACGTCCATGAAACGACGTCGGGTGAAGGAATTGACTGAAAAACGCGAATAGCGGAAACGACGTCGTTGGAGGAAAGGTAGAAGTGGAGGAGCGAGTTTTGGATGAAGCGGTCGGAGATGTGACCGGATTTGACGAGACGCGCGTGGATTTCGAGACCTTTGGAGAACGCGTGGAAAGAGGAACAAGCTTTGAGCGCGTGGGTGAAGGTGTAGTGGTTGTGAGATGAAGAATCGGAAAAAGAGAGCATTTGGTTGTAGAGATTGAAGAAAGCGTTGCCATTGTCTTCGTGGGAGTTTGCAAGGAGTGCGAGGTTTTGGTTTAGAAATTGGGGGTTAGGGTTTCTGGTTAATTGAAATTGAGCGTGTTTCGCAATTTGATTCAGATTTTGAAGCTTCATTTGTattcttgttgttattgttcCCTCCAACCCAAATCCGGTTTGGGTTATAAAACAAACCGGTCAAGTTTGTTTAAACGGTCGACCCGGTTTATGTTATAATTCAAATTACCTATATTATGTGACTTCTAATTCTATGCTCCCAGCTCTTACAATAACTTCGAACCCTGAACCTGAACGAGATTCTTCATTCAATTCGATTTTACTGTCTTGAATTCTCTTTTTCGATTTTGCGTTTTTGTAGATAGTGAATGGTGTTGGATAGTTTGATTCAGGAGAAAAGGTATGTAGTGTATGCTTGTGTTGAAATGCACGCTAGGTGTTTGAGAAAATGACTAGACAGAGAAACAGCTTTCTGTTTACATGGTTGTTCTCATTTTGTTGTATGTTTTTGTTGTTCACAGGATTTGAGGTAGAGTAAGTGAGGGAGAAATTATGGGCAAAGCTTCAAGGGATAAGAGGGTATGGTTGATTTAACTTGCatggttgttttttttgttttgtctttTTTGGGGGTTGACTTCATGTTAGCTAAATTGGCTTTGCAGGATATATATTACCGGAAAGCAAAAGAAGAGGGGTGGCGTGCTCGAAGTGCCTTTAAACTCCTTCAGCTAGATGaagaatttaatatttttgaaggtAGCGTCTTCTACCTTGAAAGCCTGTTTTTAACTGCTACAAGTTTGTTGAGCTTCCTTTTTACTTCTTAGCAGAGATAGTGTTGTTGCCCTCTGTTCTGAATATATAAATAGAGTTCGGAGCTATTATTGTCTCAGAAATAATGGAAGGTTCTAGCAAGCATTTTGTTCCAGTGTATTATTGCTTACAGTttcaattttgttatttttgcaGGGGTAAAACGTGTTGTAGATTTATGTGCTGCACCGGGTAGCTGGAGTCAGGTATTGCTGATGAAATTATCACTGACCTGGCATATGATTTGTTCTCAATAATTTAGTCGTTTATGATTTAACAACTTATTTCATATTTAACACAACCTTTCTCTTGTGATTTCTCAGAATTCAAAAGCAACTTCAAGTTTTTTACCAAACAAAATTGTGGCTCTTTGTgttgaaaatcacaaaaataagaaaacataatGTTAACTAGGGTCAGCTCACCTAGTAGTATTAAATGTAATTGACACGAAGGTCTTGTTTAGATATCTTCTGGTAATCCTTCATTGATAGGTCATCTATGAGCTTTCCGTGTGAAATCTGTTGTATGTTGTTCTAACTTCAGAATGGAATATCCTCCATTCCTCCTAAGCTTATCTTAAGAACAAGCCCATATAGTATTCACCTGTGTTGTGATTTTAGCTAATGAATTTATTTTTCCACTACTGCTTCATTATTTCCATAATTGTCCCAACTTATAATTCACTCTAAGGAAGGGTTTGAATTTAAACGTAGAGTTCATAATCATTGTTTTAGAACATAATTCTATGATGTCTTGTGTTATGGCTAATGTCAACAAACATTTGACTAGGTCAAGGTTTTAGTCTCCCCCTCAAAGATTTCATTTATATAAAATACAGCAACAAAATGTTGGCCATACCAATGCAATTGAAGGAAACAGAATGCACCAGAAAAACAAGTTGTACTGAAAACCGCTTATTTATTGGAAATAGTGTTTAATTATTTACAGACCTGGTTATATTATGAGGCAAAAATTATTTGTTGTATTGCTAAAATAAATAACACCATTAGGGATGAGAATTGAGAACCAACGGACTTACCTATCATATATGGTATGAGTCATTAATGCTAGGATAACAACACGAGTTTCAAGTTATTACCCTGTATAAACAATAGGAGGGGAAAGGCAAGATCAAGCATTCATAAATCTCACCTAGCAGCCATCCTGATATCTAAATAATACTTCAATTTTTGTATGCAGGTTTTGAGTCGTAAACTGTACCTTCCAGCCAAGCTTGCACCTGATGCAATGTGAGTTGATTTTCTTTGGAAGTTATATGCTCTGTTAAGGTTTCCTTTAAATTGAGGTTTCACATCCTGTAAATGCATTCTAGGACCTAGGATTATAATTAAACTCCATCAAACTACTAtctttttctgttggtcataATTATGTTCATTTGATAACCTTTTAGTACTGTTCTtataaaataagaattttattaGGCTACCCTGATATCTGCTATGTGAGGTGCAATCTCTGAATTAGTTCATCATATTTCCgacatttttttcttcatattgtgTTGTTTTGAATTCATTGATTTCTTTTTTGTTTGTACTGTATTTTGTGTTTAGGATGATCCTTTTCCTTCCAAACACTGTTAATTACTTTATCAACTACGTTAACTCCTTGCTGCATCATGATATGCAGGGATGAAAATCTTCCTCTTATTGTAGCTATTGATTTGCAGCCAATGGCTCCAATTGAAGGTGTTATCCAGGTGCAGGGTGATATAACTAATGCTCGGACTGCTGAAGTGGTATGTACATCAGTGTTACTTTTAATTCTGTTAACAAacgtcttttttcttttctttttgaaacAAGTTTTCAGTATGCCACTCTTGTCTCAGTAGAATTAGAAGACGATATCAGTTCTTTTTCCTATCTAGACTCTGTTACTCAAGTTTCATCATGCAACCGGGTTTATTAGCAATTTAGATTTATTGGAACATATGTATGCATTAGGAGTTTCATTTGATATAGTTGATTCTCCTCAAACATTTATGATAGAACATAATGACACCATTGATTTATGTCTCCATCCTAAGCTTGTGGAAAAAGGTTTTTGTTATTTCTCCTGTCTAAAACATAATGGTTTTTTTTTCTGCTTTCTTTTGctatgtttcttttttctttttctatttttccaaatTGTTTTTGCTTAGTTCATGCTGTGAGAAAAAATGGTCGATATAGTGAAAAAAGTAAAGACATGGTGTGGTCATTTGAAGAGTTAAATTCTTGCATTATAAAATCAACCCAACTCATGTGTATAGATTTGACATGTACAAGTATATCACTCGTTGTTCTTAATTTATCCTTTGCCGCTGGAGTCTATAGTTTGCTGGAACTGGAAAGAATGGACTTTTTTGAGGTTGCTTTATCCCATCAGTTAAACTTTCGTTGATGACTATTGTACCAATGTTTGTAAACAACATTTTTTTCTCGTGTTTTATTTAGGTCATTAGACATTTTGATGGTTGCAAGGCCGACCTGGTTGTGTGTGATGGTGCTCCTGATGGTAAAGAAAATGCATAATTTAAGCTCATAATATCTTGATACATAATATTTATCAAACAGCTACAATGATGTGACACTGTTTCTCTTACCCTCAACCTCTTTCATAGGACCAACGAGAATCAACTTATCTCTCTTTGGTTACTCCAGGACATTTCTAACACATTCCATGGAAAAACTCTTTATGATATGGATGAATTTATAGTTTAAAAATATAGCTTCATTTTTTTGCAGTTACCGGGCTTCATGATATGGATGAATTTGTTCAATCCCAACTCATACTTGCTGTAAGTACTTAATTTTGTTTGACCATCCTGTTGGTTTTTTATTGCAGATTGATGCTAATTAATTACTTCTTGCAGGGGTTGACAATTGTTACTCATGTACTGAAGGAAGGAGGGAAGTTTATTGCAAAGATATTTAGAGGAAAGGACACAAGCCTTCTATACTGTCAGGTATTTGAAGCCTCCCTTTGCCATCAAGATTTCAGGCATTGGAGACAAACACATTGTTTGACATGGCATAATTACGTTTTGCTTTAATCTCCTGCAGTGGTCCACTTCTTAGTTAGCTTTTATAACATCTGTAGTGAAAGGGACAGTTGCTCACTTTTTTAAATTTATGGTTAAACAGAGAATAAAAGTTTCAAACCTTTGTATACAATGGAAGCAATACAAATACCACTAAGATTTCTAACTTTGAAAGTTAAACAATTGTAAAGATCCCAAGTTTTGCCAAAATTATGAAGGAAAATAATGGGCCAAATGGTTGCTAACAAAGTTATTGACCTTGAAGATTACTTTTCTGAACTGTGTCTGTCACTTGTAGCGTGTCTTTATCTGGTTGGAACTTGGAACCTACTCGTTACTATCTAAATTTTTCGCTGTATTTCTGAAACTGTTTTGTTGCTAAATAAATCATAGTAAGTGGGAAGTGGCGAAGGTTTATCATAGTCTGTGTGAATCCAAAAATCATAATTACATATACTAAGTAGCCCTTTTTGCTTGCagctaaaattattttttcctgTGGTGACTTTCGCAAAACCAAAAAGCAGCCGTAATTCCAGCATAGGTAAGAATTTTAGTTTCACTATTTTTTTTACGTGCATATTTTCTCTTGTGCCTCCAAACACCTTGCAATACAGGCGGCACAGTAGGTTAATACTATCTGTGCTAATTCTTAATTATTTTTCACTCCTGCAGAGGCATTTGCAGTTTGTGAAAACTACTCTCCTCCTGAAGGATTCAACCCGAAAGATCTTCATCGGCTACTTGAGAAAGTTGGAAGCCCGTCAGGGGTAGGGGATACAGGTATGCCAGTCTGTAAGAGCAATCACAAAACAGGAATTAATTTAGCAGAGCTTCAATTTTCCCCCTGAAAGAAGTCTGCTTAATTAATGATCATAACTTGAGATATAccaattttttgttgttgaattTCCTAGTATCGCGTAAACTTATTTTCATGGCATTGATCTGGAGTAATTAATGGGTGGTGGCTGTGGTTGCAGATTGTGTTAGTGGTTGGTTGGAAGGCGCTAATAAGGTGTATATCCCATTTCAAGCTTGTGGGGATCTCACTGGATATGACTCTGATAGGTCATATCCACTACCTAAAGTTGTTGGAGGAACATATCAGAGCTTGGATCCAGTACAACCACCTATTGCCCCTCCTTACAAGAGAGCTCTAGAGTTAAAAAAAGTCTCAACTCAAGGATCCAGAGAACCTGAAAATCTCTCTTTGGATTCCTGATCTTGCATATCCACTGTTTATTCATAATGCCTTAAATtccttcctagccttttgttttcactgtttttaaaatgaatacaaattattttatGGTTAATTATCTGAACTTATTAACTGCTTCGCTGGATATAACAACGTGATGATGTTTGAACTGTTTGTAATCTATATGAATTAGATTTAATTCAGATTTAGTTcgatctattttctttttttacctcttaaatattttttatctttattatttatttaaatgtcaTTTGATTTAAGTTCAACCGATTAAACCAATTTTATCATGATTTGGAGGTTTCATCCTTCAGAACTAATGGTATACTAGTAATTGTTGACATCACATCACTCACTTATACAAAGTATTTGTAAATGTAATTAGTGTTGACTGTTGATTACTAAAGAACATGCACAAAAGATTAATAGCTCAAGTAGTACTTCATGCTTCAGTATGCATAGATCCCTGCATATATAAATTTCTTATAGACAGAAGTACTGTCATAATATATAATATTGCATAAGATGTATGTATATATTGATATAAATTTCTTGCTGATATACAAAATATCTCACGGTTGCATAACTTGCATAACAAGTGATCTAGTAAAATATACTAATTACACAATTTGATCATTATAAACTCAAGCCAATATAATCAAGCATATACCAATTAAAACTTATTTATTATGAGATTGAGAAGAAAATATttccattttttctttttaattggacaattttatAAGTCGTGATTAGTTCCAGTACATTTTGAAACATGACAATGTTGAGTCTTTTTTGCAGCTTCAACTCCTTTTAATCGTGattctttttgttgacttttgattttgaaacaaTGATATTTTTGACATCACACCCACCATTATTTGATACATTAGTTTCACATACTATTGACTTTCATGCATGCCTTTTACCTCTAGAAAATTCGGAGCaacttgttcttgttcttttgtTTTCAATAATTTAACTTCTAAGTATTGAGAAATTTTAAAGAGGAGCTGCATGCAAGGGTAGTGGATAATGTGACTAGATTTCATAATCATTGAACTTTCTCGTCTCCATCGGAGAGGAATATATCTTGATGGAAGAAAAAAAAGTTCCCCATTAGCACTCGATGATGTGTCCCGAGGGGTCGAGTGCTAATGGGGATATATCTTAAAGGGTTTGCATGCGCCGACCCCTCGGGATGGAATATTATAATGCTTTCTGGAATATATAGTCGTTTACGATTATAATGCTTTCCATCCCGAGGGGTCGGCGCATGCAAACCCTTTCACCTTAAACGCATGGTTCTAACATGACATCACCTTCGCTATTAGTATTTGACAACTCAAAGCCCACTCAAAATGCTCCCACCTTATCATCTTTAGACGGAGGGAATATAAACTTAAAACCTCTTCGCATAAGGATTTTGGGGGAGAGGTGGAGAGCTCCATGATAAATTCCACATAACCTGGGAATGAAGACACCAACTCGGTGTCATTATCACTAAACGAACTATCGGAAGAACCAGACATCTCCCTCTGCACAAATTTTCAATCCACTTTCACTATTCTCTATTCTAAAGCATTTAAGCACTGGTTCCACAAATCAGTGGTTTCCAAAAATGGTTGGGGTTTTATGGCTTTCACAGATGCATTACACTCACGATTAAAAATCATAACTAAGtataagaaagaagagaagaaaatctAGATGTTAACTGTAACGGCTAGTGAATGATGAATGAGAGAGATAAGAAAGTTGAATAAAGAGTGCCGATGAATTTTGTTTAAATGCAAAAGCTTAATTAATCTGAAATAGGAAGATGTAATACTTACTTAAAGGTGCCAGACAAGATGGTGGCCACATTTAAGACAAGTAACCTAGAAATGTGGAGTTAATGATGATCTAACTTATGCGTGTCTCAAGACAGTCAGTAATTATTAAAACTAAATCTCTTATAAAAGTGGGAAGGTAAAAAAGAACACCCTTGTATGATAGGATACGACTTCGTATATCCCTTCCAAAGAGGCAGACACCCATCATCGTAGATAAAAAATAATGAACATTGCAATCTCTCTCCATAAAACATCCCGCCCTTTTGAGCCTCGTGTTTAAGGGACGGTGTACATTTCAGTCTTTCCTTATAAAACACCTTGTTCCTTTTGGGCCTCATGCTTGAGCGAAAGTGTATATTTCAATCTCTCTCCCTAAAATATCACACCCTTTGGGCTTTATGCTTGAGAGATTGTACACATTCTAGTCTCTCTTAAGCATCTCACCCTCTTTGGGGCCTCATGCTTGAGGGACTGTGTGCATTCTGGCACTATGGACACATATGTTGTCTTTAGGATTAAAAATCAGCCACTGAGATTCATCCCAAGGCACCGGGAACGCCCAAAAAAAACCTTGATATCCACCATTAGAATTCTACATGTAACTGCCAGTGTACCTATATGAAATCCACTCCATATTTTAGTACCAGATGCAATCTTAAACTGGTTGATAGATACAAAGATTTAATAACCAATCACAGTCTATACAGCTGACTACGACGAAACCCGCAGCACCTTGAGAAACGGACACTTTTGACGAACACTCAAAATAGACGAAGCCGAGGAAGGTCCaaattgttggtgattttagtatcatcaatgtattttggtagtaatgtgatttagggtgtgtttggttcggggtagatggaggggaggggagggaatatttctaattaaatgtgtttggttcaaattttatgagggaaggggaggggagaggaggggagcaaaacccctccaaaacacactttttgcgttcccccaaatcggggggatttggaggggaggggagcgaATTTgaacattgatattttaaaacttattataattactataatatcctcagttttattttaatatttcaaaattatttattttcttgtatATTGCTGCTCTCTTCtgtgtgatttttctcgattgcttctgtcaatttattataattattctccaccttcaaattattttaaattttttgtccttaatataaatcataatcactGTACTTTTTGATTAAGATTTAAAAGTTGTAtcaacatatagtttaatttgtttttgaacattttattcGAATTAGGTGAACTCAATATTTCAACATTATGTactaaattataactttttagtcactcaatattagaaattttactaataaaaaaatatgtataaaattttcacatttgaatatcatattgtatcacttatataagataataaggataaaaatgtaaattattaataaaacccctccccttccctcctgaaccaaacatatttttaattaaaatccctctcttcccctcccctcccctcgtttgaaccaaacacatatctaattaaaaaaatcccctcacctcccctccccttccttcccctccattaaaatccctcccctccccctcatttgaaccaaacagactctTACTGTAGACCGATGCAATTATgtgttaagcttgaaacgagttagggtagtgcagagtgcacgctcgtagagccaaacgtgcaattgaatacgaataatagaaacgggattccaaggggcggagcccctggtgggtgtcataccccaaaatttgcccgtcttatttcatcttcaagggttcaaggctcaatggttaaactcaagtcactctctcctactcAAAggttcagatcagggttttttaactaaaaagtcaactcaactttgactggtcataactctcacatggtttgtcagaaattgtccaaccaaagcctattctcaaggaaaattcattttctacaactttgatgttgggcccaaggtcaagaaatgcaccatttgggagatatggtcaaagagattataggtcctccaaaaagtcaacaaaaacaccttttgggtcaaagctcataacttgagcatggaagattcaattaagatgaaaccaaaaaagaTCATTTAAAGGACTCTTTGGGCTTTTCAAAAAGTCATAGAACACCCTCATATAACAAAAATTGAAAGAGTTATGACTTGTTGAAATCGACAAATTTTGAAGGAATGCACAAGGGTTATATTGAATAAACTTGAATCTTTCACTAAATGGGCCTAGGTTTTTGTTTCTAAACATTCTTGTGACAATATTTAGGGCCCATAAATCTACCTCTCCACCTCCcatgattttattcatttttatcttgaatttaattcaatttaaaatagttaaatcataaaatatttttaagagaTGCATGACCATGATTTGCTAGGAGATTGATATCACAAAATAACTCATTAAATCACTCAGATTTCGTGGAAATTAAGATTGGAAAAGGAAGGAGAAAATTGGCTAAATTTAGAAATATTTAAAGCTAATATTCAATCAAAATGCAATCAAGAAAATCATGGGGATTTAAGGCAATATGGTTGACCTAATATAGCCCATATAAATAGGTAAAGAACATCAGATGGAGGGAGGACGAAAAAAAGAGGCTAAGGATTAGG
This DNA window, taken from Vicia villosa cultivar HV-30 ecotype Madison, WI unplaced genomic scaffold, Vvil1.0 ctg.006126F_1_1, whole genome shotgun sequence, encodes the following:
- the LOC131642928 gene encoding pentatricopeptide repeat-containing protein At1g08070, chloroplastic-like, which translates into the protein MKLQNLNQIAKHAQFQLTRNPNPQFLNQNLALLANSHEDNGNAFFNLYNQMLSFSDSSSHNHYTFTHALKACSSFHAFSKGLEIHARLVKSGHISDRFIQNSLLHFYLSSNDVVSAIRVFQSIPSPDVVSWTSLISGLSKCGFESKAIEAFSSMNVKPNSLTLVSAFSACSTLGALRFGKAIHAYGMKLRIDGNIVFCNAALDLYAKCGSLMNAHNVFVKMSKRDVISWTTLLMGYARGGHCDEAVEVFKEMVVSGEAEPNEATVVTVLSACASVGSLSLGCWVHSYIDKRIDLCVDGNIGNALVNMYVKCGDMKMGLKVFNMVVCKDVISWGTVICGLGMNGYGKQAVQMFSHMLVHGVLPDDVTFIGLLSACSHVGLVGEGMMFFKAMRDSYGIVPQMRHYGCMVDMYGRAGMFEEAVAFIRGMPVEAEGPIWGSLLQACKIHGNEETSEWIRGQLGEKKVGVGTLALLSNIYASSERWEDADKVRKTMRGPGLKKVAGYSWIEPEVRLDSSLRVA
- the LOC131642931 gene encoding putative tRNA (cytidine(32)/guanosine(34)-2'-O)-methyltransferase; amino-acid sequence: MGKASRDKRDIYYRKAKEEGWRARSAFKLLQLDEEFNIFEGVKRVVDLCAAPGSWSQVLSRKLYLPAKLAPDAMDENLPLIVAIDLQPMAPIEGVIQVQGDITNARTAEVVIRHFDGCKADLVVCDGAPDVTGLHDMDEFVQSQLILAGLTIVTHVLKEGGKFIAKIFRGKDTSLLYCQLKLFFPVVTFAKPKSSRNSSIEAFAVCENYSPPEGFNPKDLHRLLEKVGSPSGVGDTDCVSGWLEGANKVYIPFQACGDLTGYDSDRSYPLPKVVGGTYQSLDPVQPPIAPPYKRALELKKVSTQGSREPENLSLDS